The proteins below come from a single Stomoxys calcitrans chromosome 1, idStoCalc2.1, whole genome shotgun sequence genomic window:
- the LOC131996172 gene encoding uncharacterized protein LOC131996172 encodes MSTLDRFIRANIKLVHFEQELTDASIENSSVFALEVHREELRSIWGSVKSLYEKCVDEVDQKAKKKGKDGTDPLSSSDVSDETHMESINARYHASYETYVKIVSKISAGIHDRGRNTSSLPPSPFSITPHSNFHLPACDTETFCGDYKSWPSFRDMFSAIYVNNSSLSNVQKLFYLMKKTEGEAHDIVMKGPLTNSGFDTAWANLVDRFENKRMLVHSQLRVLFNLSPVKSENGEDIKCLQRDINSCISSLQMYHIDISSWDPIFVYICSTKLPRTTLSLWEHSIQNKKDISNWSDLNNFLSSRFQTLETISEINCQSSSHDSRQTGLRKSSQNVSKQINSNHTNVSATPAKHLCNLCSLETHIIRKCPKFIQMCPEERLSCIRKLNLCLNCFAGGHSVKECKSSHNCFTCKKRHNTLLHRDATIQVAQYPNTNAHAVLTDFDPDTSIIQSTSLNPTETYNAVSESVACSPTSLNSVQSCFASHTRNVLLGTALVQIRHSGLTYIVRALIDSGSQGTFLSEKIFHTLKIPFQRIDAEITGLNGVPSATVRKLAKFTISPRFDSQLEMNVTALVIPQLSRDLPSRSINPSILNLFNNILLDGVKRDICGSLVAQETIFGWIVSGSVQNTENISSFSSLVSFLSEKSLEKTLRRFWEVENLPRKQHLSEDDEFCEKLYKETTTRDESGRFTVGLPFKHTILNSTMQLGQSRTIAKAQFLRNESRLLKNLERKNEYDAVVEEYLDLGHMKSVPAPIHQNYPQHYYLPHHSVVKPESTTTKVRVVFNASCPTSSGVSLNDILHTGPALQNDLVLLLLRWRFYRFVFCADIQKMYRQIKVHPKDTCYQRILFRRDPCEEISDYELTTVTFGVNAAPYLAIRTLLQLAEESERSLPIASEIIRDSMYVDDVIAGSHHIPDALSARTQLIIAMSSAHFPLRKWASNCIEILAGLPKDHLLKEDFLSFDDSSHTKTLGIRWNAKSDNFFFRCNAISDKLSYTKREVLSEISKIFDPAGWLAPIIVLTKILMRKIWLSNVGWDESINSDWLHDWKRFLSSYSLIDTIQLPRWLSYSPSCHVQFHAFCDASENAYATVIYTRILLEDDSVYVALLTSKSKVAPVNTLSIPRLELCGATLLAELVDSVIPSMHLPSYEIYKWTDSTIVLAWLRKPSCYWKVFVANRVSTITELVGIDNWFHVESESNPADLVSRGVYPEDLVACNLWWNGPQWLQLSPEFWPVTSDTAMDTQLEQKPIAAHISILPEEPDLLERFSSFNRAIQVLCYIFRFFHRTHPNHRQCKQFTSTLLTASEVTHVKRRLITLAQTRHFPEIFKAIEKKYSRSEHASTSHPTHAMLPHQRITVLPTAIIKIAWKNRLYPVRALIDTGSAVSRIAKAIVTKHHLLTSRMGESEMCQIVFRAHSGNTTKISMCARVDNRISMVTPISTLSMAFKEKFLNLVLADPDFLESNPISIVLGADIYPKLILSGVIPTGEGSLMAQNSTLGWLVSGTCAA; translated from the exons ATGAGTACACTGGACCGATTTATACGCGCTAATATAAAGCTCGTTCACTTCGAACAGGAGCTTACCGATGCGTCCATAGAGAACTCTTCAGTTTTTGCTCTCGAGGTTCATCGAGAGGAGCTCAGGTCCATTTGGGGCTCAGTTAAGTCTCTTTACGAGAAATGTGTAGACGAAGTGGACCAAAAGGCCAAGAAAAAGGGCAAAGATGGGACAGATCCATTATCCTCTAGCGACGTCAGCGACGAGACTCATATGGAAAGCATTAATGCACGTTATCATGCATCATACGAAACGTATGTTAAGATAGTATCAAAAATCAGCGCTGGAATACATGACCGTGGCCGGAACACTTCTTCATTACCTCCCTCACCCTTTTCAATCACACCACACTCCAATTTCCATCTGCCTGCGTGTGATACTGAAACGTTTTGTGGGGACTATAAGTCCTGGCCTTCCTTTCGAGACATGTTCTCGGCAATTTATGTCAATAACTCCAGCCTATCTAACGTCCAAAAGCTTTTTTATTTAATGAAGAAAACGGAAGGTGAAGCTCATGACATCGTGATGAAAGGTCCTTTGACGAACAGTGGTTTCGACACGGCTTGGGCAAATCTTGTAGATAGATTTGAGAACAAGCGAATGCTAGTTCATAGCCAGCTGCGCGTTTTGTTTAATCTCTCCCCAGTCAAATCCGAAAATGGCGAGGATATAAAATGCTTACAGAGAGACATCAATTCTTGTATCTCATCACTACAGATGTACCATATTGATATCTCGAGTTGGGATCCAATCTTTGTTTATATCTGTTCGACAAAATTGCCCCGCACAACTCTTTCCTTGTGGGAACAttcaatacaaaacaaaaaggacATTTCCAACTGGTccgatttaaataattttctttccAGTAGGTTTCAGACTCTTGAGACTATTTCTGAAATCAATTGCCAGTCGTCCTCACACGATTCTAGACAAACTGGTTTGAGAAAATCCAGTCAAAACGTTTCGAAACAAATTAACTCCAACCACACTAACGTTTCTGCTACCCCAGCGAAACATCTTTGTAACCTATGCAGTTTAGAGACTCACATTATCCGCAAATGCCCAAAATTTATTCAGATGTGTCCAGAGGAGAGATTATCGTGCATcaggaaattgaatttgtgtttgaatTGCTTTGCTGGTGGCCATAGTGTAAAGGAGTGTAAAAGCTCacacaactgctttacatgtaAGAAACGACACAACACGCTACTTCACCGTGATGCAACCATTCAAGTTGCGCAATATCCTAACACTAATGCGCATGCTGTGCTAACGGATTTTGACCCAGATACATCCATCATACAGTCCACTTCTCTTAACCCAACTGAAACCTATAACGCTGTTTCAGAATCCGTAGCATGTTCTCCGACCTCTTTAAACAGTGTTCAGTCATGCTTTGCCTCGCACACCCGCAATGTCCTTTTAGGTACAGCGTTGGTTCAAATCAGGCATTCAGGGTTGACATACATCGTTCGGGCTTTAATAGACTCAGGTTCACAAGGAACTtttctgtctgagaagatattccaTACGcttaaaattccatttcaacGCATTGATGCTGAAATTACGGGCCTTAACGGCGTTCCTTCAGCCACCGTTAGGAAActggcaaaatttacaataagtCCGCGTTTCGATTCTCAACTGGAGATGAACGTAACTGCGTTAGTAATTCCCCAACTTTCAAGAGACCTTCCCTCTAGATCGATCAATCCTTCAATATTAA ACctttttaacaatatattgCTTGATGGAGTAAAACGTGATATTTGTGGGTCGCTGGTTGCTCAAGAGACTATTTTTGGCTGGATTGTGTCCGGTTCAGTCCAAAATACGGAGAATATTTCCTCTTTTTCATCTCTAGTTTCATTTCTTTCTGAAAAAAGTTTGGAAAAAACGCTAAGacgtttttgggaggtggagaATCTTCCTCGAAAGCAGCATCTGTCCGAAGACGATGAGTTTTGCGAGAAACTGTATAAGGAAACCACAACTAGGGATGAAAGTGGCAGATTCACAGTTGGCCTTCCCTTCAAACACACAATTTTGAATTCAACAATGCAATTGGGACAGTCCAGGACCATTGCAAAGGCACAGTTCTTGCGGAATGAGTCTCGCTTATTGAAGAATCTGGAGCGAAAAAATGAGTACGATGCCGTAGTCGAAGAATACCTGGATTTAGGGCACATGAAAAGCGTTCCAGCTCCCATTCATCAAAATTATCCGCAGCACTATTACCTTCCACATCATTCAGTCGTTAAACCGGAGAGCACCACCACGAAAGTTCGAGTGGTATTTAATGCCTCCTGTCCGACTTCCTCCGGAGTATCCTTGAACGATATCCTTCACACTGGACCTGCATTACAGAATGATCTGGTCCTGCTTCTTCTTAGGTGGCGCTTTTATCGCTTCGTCTTTTGTGCTGACATTCAGAAGATGTATCGGCAAATTAAAGTCCATCCCAAAGACACTTGCTACCAAAGAATTCTATTTCGCAGGGATCCGTGTGAGGAAATATCTGATTATGAGTTAACGACAGTAACATTTGGCGTCAACGCAGCTCCTTATCTGGCAATAAGAACCCTCCTACAATTGGCGGAAGAGTCCGAGAGGTCCCTTCCCATTGCCAGTGAAATTATTAGGGATTCCATGTATGTTGATGATGTTATAGCTGGGAGCCATCATATTCCTGACGCTCTCTCCGCAAGGACACAGTTGATTATCGCGATGAGTTCGGCACATTTTCCTCTGCGTAAGTGGGCATCCAATTGTATTGAGATCCTTGCGGGTTTACCGAAAGATCATCTTCTGAAAGAGGACTTTTTAAGCTTCGACGATAGTAGCCACACTAAAACACTTGGTATCAGATGGAACGCCAAGTCAGATAATTTCTTCTTCAGGTGCAAcgcaatttcagacaaattatcCTATACAAAAAGGGAAGTGTTATCGGAGATTTCTAAAATCTTCGATCCAGCAGGCTGGCTAGCCCCCATTATAGTCCTGACCAAGATACTCATGCGAAAAATTTGGTTGTCTAATGTTGGTTGGGACGAATCCATTAATTCCGATTGGCTGCATGACTGGAAACGTTTCCTTAGCAGTTATTCATTGATAGACACCATTCAATTACCGAGATGGCTCTCATATTCCCCTTCCTGTCATGTTCAGTTCCATGCCTTCTGCGATGCATCGGAGAATGCATATGCGACAGTGATATACACCAGAATTCTTCTGGAGGACGACTCCGTTTATGTAGCACTATTAACCTCCAAGTCCAAAGTTGCTCCAGTCAATACGCTTTCCATACCCCGTCTGGAACTCTGCGGAGCCACACTTTTAGCTGAGTTAGTTGATTCTGTCATTCCATCCATGCACCTTCCAAGCTATGAAATATACAAGTGGACAGACTCTACTATAGTCCTGGCATGGCTTCGAAAGCCTTCATGTTATTGGAAAGTGTTTGTAGCGAACCGAGTATCTACAATTACCGAACTAGTTGGAATCGACAATTGGTTCCACGTTGAGTCTGAATCGAATCCAGCAGATTTAGTTAGTAGGGGAGTCTACCCCGAAGATCTAGTCGCCTGCAACCTTTGGTGGAATGGACCGCAATGGCTGCAGTTATCGCCAGAATTTTGGCCCGTAACCTCAGATACCGCCATGGATACACAACTGGAACAGAAACCAATAGCTGCCCATATTTCCATACTGCCAGAAGAACCTGATCTTCTGGAACGTTTTTCCTCTTTTAATAGGGCAATTCAGGTTCTCTGTtacatttttcgttttttccaTCGGACACATCCAAATCACCGGCAGTGCAAACAATTTACTTCAACACTTTTGACTGCCTCAGAAGTGACTCATGTGAAAAGACGTCTTATAACCTTAGCTCAAACCAGACACTTTCCTGAGATTTTTAAAGCTATAGAGAAAAAG TACAGTCGCTCCGAACATGCTTCAACATCTCATCCAACGCACGCTATGCTACCACATCAAAGAATTACTGTACTACCCACGGCTATCATTAAAATTGCATGGAAAAACCGCTTATATCCAGTAAGGGCACTTATCGATACGGGTTCTGCTGTAAGCCGTATTGCAAAAGCCATTGTGACAAAACACCACTTACTGACCAGCCGCATGGGAGAGTCGGAAATGTGCCAAATTGTTTTTCGGGCTCATTCTGGAAACACCACCAAGATTTCAATGTGCGCTCGTGTTGATAACCGAATCTCCATGGTAACACCCATCTCAACGTTGTCAATggcattcaaagaaaaatttcttaactTGGTACTGGCAGACCCCGACTTTCTTGAAAGTAACCCGATTTCAATAGTCCTCGGGGCGGACATCTACCCTAAGCTCATACTCAGCGGTGTCATACCCACCGGCGAGGGATCTTTAATGGCGCAAAACTCAACACTCGGATGGCTAGTATCTGGCACTTGTGCAGCATAA